AACCGGACTGGGCCTCAGCATCTCGCGCAGACTCGCACGGGCTCTCGGCGGCGACATCAGGGCAACCAGCCGCCTCGGCGAGGGCAGCGTCTTCGAGTTGAGCTTCGCGCTGGCTCCGTCGCACGGGATTCCCCACCCGGCCCCTGAGAAGGAGACGCCCGCACCGTGAACTTCGCGAAGCGTGGCGCCCCCTGCCACGAACCTCGCCTGCCCGCGTTCGCGTCCACAGCCACGCTTCTCCTCACGCTGCTCACATCCACATCCTGCTCCCCCGGCGGGGAATCGGAAAGCACCCCACCGTTTCTGGAGACGCCCAGCGCCGCCCTGTCCGAAGGCCGGATCGAGGATGCGTTCCGTCTTCTAGTCAAGGTGTGCGCGGACCACCCGGACTCCCCGCAGGCCCACCGGCTTCTCGCGCAGACCTGCCTTCGCGCCGGACGCACCCGTCGAGGCGTCCGTGCGATCACCCGCGCACTGGAACTGAACGACGCGGACCCAGAGTCGCACCGGATCTCCGCGCGCCTCGACGATTCCCGCTTCCATCCCGTGGATGCCATCGCCTCCGCGCGAAGGGCGCTGCACCTCGATCCCGTTCACCTGGAGGGCCACCTGCTGCTCGGCCGCCTTCTTCTGGGCGCCGCTGACAACGAAGGCGCGGTCGTCGCATTCCGAAGAGCGCACGAGCTCGCCCCGGAGAGTTCCCCGGCCCTTCGCGGCCTTGCCCGGTCGCTGGTGCTCGCGGGCCATCAGGACGAAGGCGACCCGCTGGTGGAGGAATACCTCCGCAAGCATCCCCGGGACGGGGAACTCGTCCACCTGCGCGGACTCTCACGAATGCGCGGGGGGGATTTCGACGGCGCGGAGGAGGACTTCCGCGCAACCATCCGGATGCAGCCGCACATCCCTTCCGCGCACTACAACCTGGCGCGGATCCTTCGCCAGAGTGAGCGGCCGGAAGAGGCGGAGCGAGTCCTCGCCACCTTTCATGTGGTGAACAAGCGCGACCGCGAAATCCGCATTCTCCAGAGGGTGCTCCTGGGCCGGCCGGACGACATCTCCGTGGCAAGGAAACTCGCGAGACTCCTGGAGAAGGCGAAACGCACCGAAGAAGCCGCGCGCGCCGCCGCACGGGTTCGGGAGCTGCGCAGAGAGGCTGAGGAGCAGAGCCGGGGCTAGCCCGTCACCGCCACGGTATACGATGCGCTCCACATATCGAAGATCTCGATCGGAAGCAACTCGGGAAGATCAATGGCGCGCAGAATGGGCGGGGCGATCGGTCGGAACCGAAGCATGATCTCCACCGTCAGCGGTCCGGAAGCCGCCGCGGGGACCGTCACCGGATAGTGCGCGGTGCGCGTGCTCATGTACGGAAGGAGCAGCGAATCGTCGATGGAGGTGGCCACAAACGAAAGAAGCGTGCGTTCCCCGTCTGCGTCGTAGAGCTTCGAGTGGAACAGCGTGAGATCCGGATCCTCCGCCACCGTGACCAGGTCTCCGTTGGCCAGAAGGTACCCTGACCGATACACCGACGCACCGGCACTGTCCGTCACGGCAATCGAGACCCACATCTCCCTCGAAAACGAAACGCCCGACGGGATGGAGTGCCCGGTCTGGTCGTTGGTCACGCGAACCACCACATCCAGCGCCTCGCCCGGGGCCGCTTCTGCCGGGATCCCTTCCACACTCACGGAGACCGCATTCTCCAGCAGATCCTGAATGTCCGCCTTCTGCGCCTCCAGATCGATCCCCTGAAACGGGGCGTAGGCGTAGTCCACGCCGACCACCGTATGCCGGTGGATTCCCTCGCGGACGGGCGAATCCGTAGCGGCACGACCCGTGTAGGTCTTCATGTGGCAGGTCTGGCATTCCACCCCCATGCCGGAGAGGTTGGTCTGCTGCCATTCGCGGAATGTGTTCTCCAGCCCGACCCCATCCGGTAGGTCCACCTGATGGCAAGGTGCGCAGATCGCGGAAGACCCGAAGAACGATCGGTGAAGAGACGGGTGGTCCTCGTTCGGGACGGGATCCGTCATCCGCCCGTACTTCGCGCCCGTGGGGTCCAGATCCGCAAGGAAGGAAATGTCCGCGACAGGCGGCACTTCCGAGATGGAATGGCAGACATCGCAGGACAACCCGTGCTCCGCCAGATCCTGCGGGTCCACGCCGGGGTCCTCCATCTCTTCCGCGCGAGCCTGCGAAGGACCATGACACTGAATGCACTCTTCTCCGACGCCTCCCGCGCCCATTTCTTCCGCGATCTCCCGCAGGCGAAGCATGATGGGATCCGTCGCGCCGTATGCGTGCATGGAACGCTGCCACTCCTGAAGATGCTGCGGATGGCAGGAGCCACAGTCTTCCGGGCTGTCAAAAAGGCCCGAGGCATCTCCCGAGCCCGGACCCGTCCCGCTTCCGGAGCATGCGACGATCAGAGTGACCATGCCGAGGAGTGTGAACGCGCAAACCAGCCTGACGGGCATCGGGACCTCTCATCATGACGCGCACGGGTGGGCAACCGGTATCGGCATCATCATACCGTGATCGCCCCGCACCGGGAAGAGGCCTTCAGGATCCGGTTGAACTCGGCGGCTGGCGGCGCATCTCGTCGAGGTCCGGCTTCAGGTGCTCCTGATAGCAGTCGGGGCAGACGCCGTGGCTGAACTCGGCGTGCGAATGCCGTTCCACATAACTCTCGACTTCCGTCCAGTAGTTCCGGTCATCGCGGATCTTCTTGCAGTAGGAGCAAATGGGGAGCAGTCCTCGAAGCGCCTTCACCTGCCCGAGCGCGGCCTCCAGCTCGAACACGCGTTCGGCAAGCTTCGCCTGAAGACTGACCATTCGCGCTCCGACGCTCAGTCGGGCTTTGAGTTCGTCCTTGTCGAAGGGCTTCGAGACATAGTCGTCAACTCCCGCACGCAGCCCTTCAAGCGTGTCCTCCCGGCTTCCCTTGGCCGTCAGCATAATGAGGTACCGTGCGGAGTGTTCGCCCGAATCCTCCTCGGCCTCGCGAAGGCGTCGCACAATCTCCAGACCTTCCATCCCCGGCATCATCCAGTCGAGCACCACCAGGCGGGGCGCATCGGGTCGTTCGAGCAACTCCCACGCCTCGATCCCGTCGCGCGCGGACACCACCTCGTATCCCCAACGCCCGAGGAAGGTCTCCAGGACCCTCAGTGAGGTGGGATCGTCTTCGGCAATCAGGATTCTCAAGGTCTTCCCCGGATGCACGGCAAGGGATGGTCAGTGCGAAGAGTCTCGTTCTCTCCTCTGAATCGGCCCGGGGGAGGACACCCTTGACGGGGGATCCGTGCGTGGAAAAGCGAGCTTGCCTATCGTCGCCGGAAGAGAGTGAAGACGCGGCGGATCTTGGAAATCCTGACCGGCTTGAGTCCGCGAAAGAGCATATTGAACAGCCGGACGGGTATGAGTGACAGGATTCGCGCCGTCTCCGGAAGGGACGGTGGAAGCATGCCGGAACGCGAGGAACGCGCGAAGCCGAGCTCTTCCATGACGCCGCCGAAGACCCGCTCACCGATCCAGACCTCCGTCTTCGTGAGTTCTGTCCGCCACCGGTCCCGGGAGTCCGTGAAGATCCCGGCGGCCGTTCCGGACGCCGCCTCGTCTCCGAACGAAGTGTTGGCGGAGTCCACGACCACCATCGCGGGGTCATACTCGACGCCGATGTGATCGCAAAGGAGACGCGTGTGCGCCTCCGGATCCGCCACCAGGTCTTCGTAGCGAAGTTCATGAACCGCCGCGCCCCACGGTTCCCCGCGCGCTTCCAGAAGTGCGGTCATGTAGCTTCGCCAGAGGAGAGAGTTGGTGATCGGGTTGTATCGCTCCCGGTAGGTGGACACTTCCCGGCGGTGGTAGTTCTTGTACGAGGCAAGAAAGGCGCGGGGGTCCCGGATGAGCGCCACGATGCGCGCGTCCGGAAACCACCGGAGGATGGTGGAAAGGTAGAGGATGTCCTGCGGGCTGGAGTCTCCCCAGAAGTCCGCGTGCTTCAGGTCCGCACCCGTTCGAAGCAGCACTTCCAGAAGCGCCCGGTAATCACCGCCGGCCGCTCGCACCCGGTCCCGG
The DNA window shown above is from Gemmatimonadota bacterium and carries:
- a CDS encoding tetratricopeptide repeat protein, which encodes MNFAKRGAPCHEPRLPAFASTATLLLTLLTSTSCSPGGESESTPPFLETPSAALSEGRIEDAFRLLVKVCADHPDSPQAHRLLAQTCLRAGRTRRGVRAITRALELNDADPESHRISARLDDSRFHPVDAIASARRALHLDPVHLEGHLLLGRLLLGAADNEGAVVAFRRAHELAPESSPALRGLARSLVLAGHQDEGDPLVEEYLRKHPRDGELVHLRGLSRMRGGDFDGAEEDFRATIRMQPHIPSAHYNLARILRQSERPEEAERVLATFHVVNKRDREIRILQRVLLGRPDDISVARKLARLLEKAKRTEEAARAAARVRELRREAEEQSRG
- a CDS encoding multiheme c-type cytochrome, whose amino-acid sequence is MPVRLVCAFTLLGMVTLIVACSGSGTGPGSGDASGLFDSPEDCGSCHPQHLQEWQRSMHAYGATDPIMLRLREIAEEMGAGGVGEECIQCHGPSQARAEEMEDPGVDPQDLAEHGLSCDVCHSISEVPPVADISFLADLDPTGAKYGRMTDPVPNEDHPSLHRSFFGSSAICAPCHQVDLPDGVGLENTFREWQQTNLSGMGVECQTCHMKTYTGRAATDSPVREGIHRHTVVGVDYAYAPFQGIDLEAQKADIQDLLENAVSVSVEGIPAEAAPGEALDVVVRVTNDQTGHSIPSGVSFSREMWVSIAVTDSAGASVYRSGYLLANGDLVTVAEDPDLTLFHSKLYDADGERTLLSFVATSIDDSLLLPYMSTRTAHYPVTVPAAASGPLTVEIMLRFRPIAPPILRAIDLPELLPIEIFDMWSASYTVAVTG
- a CDS encoding response regulator, which translates into the protein MRILIAEDDPTSLRVLETFLGRWGYEVVSARDGIEAWELLERPDAPRLVVLDWMMPGMEGLEIVRRLREAEEDSGEHSARYLIMLTAKGSREDTLEGLRAGVDDYVSKPFDKDELKARLSVGARMVSLQAKLAERVFELEAALGQVKALRGLLPICSYCKKIRDDRNYWTEVESYVERHSHAEFSHGVCPDCYQEHLKPDLDEMRRQPPSSTGS
- a CDS encoding sulfotransferase, with amino-acid sequence MALGRPVFVVGSPRTGTTLAKEILNRHPRIHLLDEVHFFERILDDRARLGDLSEDASLDRAIERIRWIVAEYGSDPLLADVLGPDVYRDRVRAAGGDYRALLEVLLRTGADLKHADFWGDSSPQDILYLSTILRWFPDARIVALIRDPRAFLASYKNYHRREVSTYRERYNPITNSLLWRSYMTALLEARGEPWGAAVHELRYEDLVADPEAHTRLLCDHIGVEYDPAMVVVDSANTSFGDEAASGTAAGIFTDSRDRWRTELTKTEVWIGERVFGGVMEELGFARSSRSGMLPPSLPETARILSLIPVRLFNMLFRGLKPVRISKIRRVFTLFRRR